In Natrinema amylolyticum, the following are encoded in one genomic region:
- a CDS encoding valine--tRNA ligase, with protein MDSPEHADDEPSLEGGYDPESVESRWQRRWIDADVYAYEGDEKRDPNTVYSIDTPPPTVSGSLHMGHLYGSTLQDFAARFQRMHDGDVLFPFGYDDNGIASERLTESELDIRHQDYERREFQQLCREVCEEYEADFTRKMQNLGTSIDWNNTYKTIEPRVQRISQLSFLDLYEKGREYRKKAPAIWCPDCETAISQVEMEDDERGSHFNDIAFELVGEDAPREEFVISTTRPELIPACVSVFVHPDDEENQDLVGETARIPIFGHEVPIIEDERVDMEKGSGVVMCCTFGDQNDIEWYQAHDLPLRVAIDESATMTDLAGDYEGMSTEEAREAIVEDLEDEGSLRDRWEITHAVQVHERCDTAVEYRVSKQWYVEILDHKEEYLEAGREMDWYPEKMFTRYEHWIEGLEWDWLISRQRDSGIPFPVWYCADCDHPVMAEREDLPVDPLSDEPPVDSCPECGHDEFEAEEDVFDTWATSSLTPLINAGWDWDAESEAFTMDNPELYPFDLRPQGHDIISFWLFHTIVKCYEHTGEVPFDATMINGHVLDENREKMSKSRGNVVEPDEVLSEYPVDAVRFWAASAAVGDDFPYQEKDLTAGEKLLRKLWNASKLVDTLAPAHPDEPAELEAIDRWLLAELDDAVDDLTAHLEDYEFAKARDRLRTFFWNTFCDDYLEIAKTREDNPSTQYALRTAHRTFLELWAPFLPHATEEIWQAVYADGEGDLDETSIHVRDWPAPQGYEADLEAGETAMEVISALRRYKSENQLPLNADLESVAVYGSIEGFEDAIRNVMHVRDLTVLEEQPEITTEVAEIDLDYSTLGPKFGSKVGEIDAGIESGEYEIDDDAGVLRVAGEELEDDLFEVELERTYSGDGEMIETESAVLILE; from the coding sequence ATGGATTCGCCGGAACACGCGGACGACGAGCCCAGCCTTGAGGGCGGCTACGACCCCGAATCGGTCGAGTCGCGCTGGCAGCGGCGCTGGATCGACGCGGATGTCTACGCCTACGAGGGCGACGAGAAGCGGGACCCGAACACCGTCTACTCGATCGACACGCCGCCGCCGACGGTCTCGGGCAGCCTGCACATGGGCCACCTCTACGGCTCCACCTTGCAGGACTTCGCCGCGCGATTCCAGCGGATGCACGACGGCGACGTGCTCTTTCCGTTCGGCTACGACGACAACGGAATCGCGAGCGAGCGGCTGACCGAATCGGAACTGGACATCCGCCATCAAGACTACGAACGCCGCGAGTTCCAACAACTCTGCCGCGAGGTCTGCGAGGAGTACGAGGCCGACTTTACCCGCAAGATGCAGAACCTCGGGACCTCGATCGACTGGAACAACACCTACAAGACGATCGAACCCCGCGTCCAGCGCATTTCGCAGCTCTCCTTCCTCGACCTCTACGAGAAGGGCCGCGAGTACCGGAAGAAAGCGCCCGCGATCTGGTGTCCCGACTGCGAGACGGCCATCTCGCAGGTCGAGATGGAGGACGACGAACGAGGCTCGCACTTCAACGACATCGCGTTCGAACTCGTGGGAGAAGACGCCCCGCGCGAGGAATTCGTCATCTCGACGACGCGGCCGGAACTCATCCCGGCCTGCGTCTCCGTCTTCGTCCATCCGGACGACGAGGAGAATCAGGACCTCGTCGGTGAGACCGCTCGGATTCCGATCTTCGGCCACGAGGTGCCGATCATCGAGGACGAGCGCGTCGACATGGAGAAGGGCAGCGGCGTCGTGATGTGCTGTACCTTCGGCGACCAGAACGACATCGAGTGGTACCAGGCCCACGACCTGCCGCTCCGCGTCGCCATCGACGAGTCCGCGACGATGACCGACCTCGCTGGCGACTACGAGGGCATGTCCACCGAGGAGGCCCGCGAGGCCATCGTCGAGGACTTAGAAGACGAGGGCTCCCTCCGCGACCGCTGGGAGATTACCCACGCCGTGCAGGTCCACGAACGCTGTGACACCGCCGTCGAGTACCGCGTCTCCAAGCAGTGGTACGTCGAGATTCTGGACCACAAGGAGGAGTACCTCGAGGCCGGCCGGGAGATGGACTGGTACCCCGAGAAGATGTTCACCCGCTACGAGCATTGGATCGAGGGCCTCGAGTGGGACTGGCTGATCTCGCGCCAGCGCGACTCGGGGATTCCGTTCCCGGTCTGGTACTGTGCGGACTGCGACCATCCGGTCATGGCCGAGCGGGAGGACCTTCCGGTGGACCCGCTCTCGGACGAGCCCCCAGTCGACAGCTGTCCCGAATGCGGCCACGACGAGTTCGAGGCCGAGGAGGACGTCTTCGACACGTGGGCGACCTCCTCGCTGACGCCGCTGATCAACGCCGGCTGGGACTGGGACGCCGAGAGCGAGGCGTTCACGATGGACAACCCCGAGCTCTACCCCTTCGATCTCCGCCCGCAGGGCCACGACATCATCTCGTTCTGGCTGTTCCACACCATCGTCAAGTGCTACGAGCACACCGGCGAGGTGCCCTTCGACGCGACGATGATCAACGGCCACGTCTTAGACGAGAACCGCGAGAAGATGTCCAAGTCGCGGGGCAACGTCGTCGAGCCCGACGAGGTGCTGTCCGAGTATCCCGTCGACGCCGTCCGGTTCTGGGCCGCCAGCGCCGCTGTCGGCGACGACTTCCCGTACCAGGAGAAGGACCTGACCGCCGGCGAGAAGCTCCTGCGAAAGCTCTGGAACGCCTCGAAGCTCGTCGACACGCTCGCGCCCGCCCACCCCGACGAGCCGGCCGAACTCGAGGCGATCGATCGCTGGCTCCTCGCGGAACTCGACGACGCCGTCGACGATCTCACCGCCCACCTCGAGGACTACGAGTTCGCGAAGGCCCGCGACCGCCTCCGAACGTTCTTCTGGAACACCTTCTGCGACGACTACCTCGAGATCGCCAAGACGCGCGAAGACAATCCGTCGACCCAGTACGCGCTGCGGACCGCCCATCGAACCTTCCTCGAGCTGTGGGCCCCGTTCCTGCCCCACGCGACGGAGGAGATCTGGCAGGCCGTCTACGCGGACGGTGAGGGCGACCTCGACGAAACCAGCATCCACGTCCGCGACTGGCCCGCTCCGCAGGGCTACGAGGCCGACCTCGAGGCCGGCGAGACGGCCATGGAGGTCATCTCCGCGCTGCGACGCTACAAGAGCGAGAACCAGTTGCCGCTGAACGCCGACCTCGAGTCGGTGGCCGTCTACGGTTCCATCGAGGGCTTCGAGGACGCGATCCGGAACGTGATGCACGTTCGGGATCTCACGGTGCTCGAGGAACAGCCGGAGATCACGACCGAGGTCGCCGAGATCGACCTCGACTACTCGACACTCGGTCCGAAGTTCGGGTCGAAGGTCGGCGAGATCGACGCCGGCATCGAGAGTGGCGAGTACGAAATTGACGACGACGCCGGAGTCCTCCGAGTCGCCGGCGAGGAACTCGAAGACGACCTCTTCGAGGTCG
- a CDS encoding NAD(P)H-dependent oxidoreductase, translating into MNVLVVLGHPRTDSFCGGLADAYQEGACEAGVDVRRLDLADLEFDPHVRTESPEEQPLEDDLADAQQRIEWADHLAFVYPNWWGTMPALLKGFFDRTFTPGFAFSFYEEGEGAGHRELLSDTTAELIVTMDVPPLIYRCLLRRPGTNAIKRATLGYAGIRTTRVTNLGPVEDSSPEKREAWLEKATRLGRSLADGPEPPATRTKRRLTTWLKALRLQFYPMAWIAYTVGALAATGPSDAFSSAVYWLGFCFLFCLEAATVLSNEHFDYETDRRNTFAGPFTGGSRVLVEGELERSDLRGGVRNALALAAVAALAVLVFGAGSLLAMTAAMGVLAVLALGYTVPPLQLSYRTLGELDVAVTHSVGVLLCGFVFLGGSWLDPVPWLLGIPFLLSILPSITLAGVPDYEADRAAGKVTLAVRLGIDGAGTVATATALLAAATGVLLYALAVIPRAYGPLVALSVPHAVAIAWLVRDRLEASAMPGRIDGLMAASLAYIVWFGVVPLVELL; encoded by the coding sequence ATGAACGTGCTGGTCGTTCTGGGCCATCCCAGAACCGACAGCTTCTGCGGTGGGTTGGCCGACGCGTATCAGGAGGGGGCCTGCGAGGCGGGCGTCGACGTCCGCCGACTCGACCTCGCCGACCTCGAGTTCGATCCCCACGTCCGGACCGAGAGCCCCGAAGAGCAACCGCTCGAGGACGATCTCGCCGACGCCCAGCAGCGCATCGAGTGGGCCGACCACCTCGCGTTCGTCTATCCGAACTGGTGGGGGACGATGCCCGCGCTGCTCAAGGGCTTTTTCGACCGCACCTTCACCCCCGGATTCGCGTTCTCGTTTTACGAGGAGGGCGAGGGCGCGGGCCATCGGGAGCTGCTGAGCGATACGACCGCCGAACTGATCGTGACCATGGACGTCCCCCCGCTGATCTATCGGTGTCTCCTCAGACGGCCCGGCACCAACGCGATCAAGCGCGCGACGCTGGGATACGCCGGCATCCGGACCACGCGCGTCACGAATCTGGGTCCGGTCGAGGACTCGAGTCCCGAGAAGCGAGAGGCGTGGCTCGAGAAAGCGACGCGGCTGGGCCGCAGTCTCGCCGACGGGCCAGAGCCGCCGGCGACGCGAACGAAGCGACGGCTCACGACGTGGCTCAAAGCGCTTCGGCTCCAGTTCTATCCGATGGCGTGGATCGCCTACACTGTCGGCGCGCTGGCGGCGACCGGCCCGAGCGACGCGTTCTCCTCGGCGGTCTACTGGCTCGGGTTTTGCTTCCTGTTCTGCCTCGAGGCGGCGACGGTGTTGAGCAACGAGCACTTCGATTACGAGACGGATCGACGGAACACGTTCGCGGGCCCGTTTACGGGGGGTTCTCGAGTGCTCGTCGAGGGCGAACTCGAGCGTTCAGACCTCCGCGGCGGCGTTCGAAATGCCCTCGCACTCGCTGCAGTCGCGGCCCTCGCCGTTCTCGTGTTCGGTGCCGGCTCGCTGCTCGCGATGACCGCCGCGATGGGGGTCCTCGCAGTGCTGGCGCTCGGGTACACGGTACCGCCCCTACAGCTCTCCTATCGCACGCTCGGCGAACTCGACGTCGCCGTGACCCACAGCGTCGGCGTCCTGCTCTGCGGATTCGTCTTTCTCGGCGGCTCGTGGCTCGACCCGGTCCCGTGGCTGCTGGGGATTCCCTTCCTCCTGTCGATCCTGCCGTCGATCACGCTCGCGGGCGTCCCGGACTACGAGGCTGACCGCGCCGCCGGCAAGGTGACCCTGGCCGTTCGGCTCGGTATCGACGGGGCCGGGACGGTGGCGACCGCAACCGCGCTGCTCGCCGCCGCGACCGGCGTTCTCCTGTACGCGCTCGCGGTGATCCCCCGTGCCTACGGCCCGCTCGTCGCCCTCAGCGTCCCCCACGCGGTGGCGATCGCCTGGCTGGTCCGCGACCGTCTCGAGGCGTCCGCGATGCCGGGCCGGATCGACGGGCTGATGGCCGCGTCGCTGGCCTATATCGTCTGGTTCGGCGTCGTGCCGCTGGTCGAACTGCTGTGA
- a CDS encoding DUF6293 family protein produces the protein MQTHIVPVGFDYDRLIAPLVRDQIDVDSVILLEGAVGSEANVEYSRHLSKKLETDFKNLLGAETERFVLEDVYDYDDAFEQAYELITAELDAGNEVWVNVAAMPRTVSFAFANAAHSLMVERQEDREGIHTYYTAPEKYLETELAEELREQIALLEDLQRADDGIENDRIVSRLESARDLLDEFDERGTTIGAKEIDGKHIVELPVASFSNVKPFEELILYKLGEDGEFDSVSELAESLARELNEEYTDSFRSKVIYNVDRLGPGGKGYIEREEHGKSYRTRLSRIGELWVRAHSDDETDD, from the coding sequence ATGCAAACCCACATCGTCCCGGTCGGGTTCGACTACGACCGGCTGATCGCGCCCCTGGTGCGCGATCAGATCGATGTCGACAGCGTCATCCTGCTCGAGGGCGCGGTCGGCAGCGAGGCCAACGTCGAGTACTCTCGGCACCTCTCGAAGAAACTCGAGACGGACTTCAAGAACCTGCTGGGGGCCGAGACCGAGCGGTTCGTCTTGGAGGACGTCTACGACTACGACGACGCCTTCGAGCAGGCCTACGAGCTCATCACGGCGGAGCTCGACGCCGGCAACGAGGTCTGGGTCAACGTCGCCGCGATGCCCCGGACCGTGAGCTTCGCCTTCGCCAACGCCGCTCACTCGCTGATGGTCGAACGCCAGGAGGACCGCGAGGGGATTCACACCTACTACACTGCCCCCGAGAAGTACCTGGAGACCGAACTCGCCGAGGAACTGCGCGAACAGATCGCCCTGCTCGAGGACCTCCAGCGGGCCGACGACGGGATCGAGAACGACCGGATCGTGAGTCGCCTCGAGAGCGCCCGAGACCTGCTAGACGAGTTCGACGAGCGCGGGACGACCATCGGCGCGAAGGAGATCGACGGCAAGCACATCGTCGAGTTGCCGGTCGCCTCCTTCTCGAACGTCAAGCCCTTCGAGGAACTCATTCTCTACAAACTCGGCGAGGACGGCGAGTTCGACTCCGTCTCGGAACTCGCCGAGTCGCTGGCCCGCGAGTTGAACGAGGAGTACACCGACAGCTTCCGGTCGAAAGTCATCTACAACGTCGACCGGCTAGGTCCCGGCGGGAAGGGGTACATCGAGCGCGAAGAGCACGGCAAGTCCTACCGGACGCGACTCTCGCGGATCGGCGAGTTATGGGTGCGAGCCCACTCGGACGACGAGACAGACGACTAG
- a CDS encoding sodium:solute symporter family protein: MRAVTLQLSIIVGYLLVALAVGLIAYRLTDRTAEDFYLASRTLGTVVLLFTTFATLLSAFTFFAGPNIAYAQGPEWILVMGLMDGIIFAVLWYVIGYKQWLLGQRYGYVTLGEMLGDRFGSRWLRGLVAGVSLLWLFPYVMLQQVGAGTALEALTEGAVPYAAGAGLITAFMILYVVVAGMRGIAWTDTLQGAFMLVTTWVALLWVLAAVGGPDAATAALASNPETGGFLSLGGGIYTVPWILSTAITIGFGVAMFPQVNQRFFAASSKTVLKRSFALWPVLCVLLFVPSFMLGAWAAGLGVPMPDSGNILPAVLAEYTPTWFAALVIAGAMAAMMSSSDSMLLSGSSYFTRDLVRPIAAFFGVRLSERQEDLIARGGVVVFASAAFLVSLFRPAGLFELGDAAFSGFAQLALPVLLALYWRKITRAGITAGVVTSQAFYISSLFLAIVPNSYAGWSAGIVGMGLGLVVTVVISLVTSPAAAERRAIYFDRLGAD; this comes from the coding sequence GTGAGAGCGGTCACGCTCCAGCTGTCGATTATCGTCGGCTACCTCCTGGTCGCCCTCGCGGTCGGGCTGATCGCCTACCGGCTGACCGACCGCACGGCCGAGGACTTCTATCTCGCGAGCCGAACGCTCGGGACGGTCGTCCTCCTCTTTACGACCTTCGCGACGCTGCTGTCGGCGTTCACCTTCTTCGCCGGGCCGAACATCGCGTACGCGCAGGGCCCCGAGTGGATCCTCGTCATGGGCCTGATGGACGGCATCATCTTCGCCGTCCTCTGGTACGTCATCGGCTACAAGCAGTGGCTGCTCGGCCAGCGGTACGGCTACGTGACCCTCGGCGAGATGCTGGGCGACCGCTTCGGATCCCGGTGGCTCCGCGGGCTCGTCGCCGGCGTCAGCCTGCTCTGGCTCTTTCCCTACGTCATGCTCCAGCAGGTCGGAGCCGGCACCGCGCTCGAGGCGCTGACCGAAGGCGCTGTTCCCTACGCCGCCGGAGCCGGACTAATCACCGCGTTCATGATCCTCTACGTCGTCGTCGCCGGAATGCGCGGGATCGCCTGGACCGACACGCTGCAGGGCGCGTTCATGCTCGTCACGACCTGGGTCGCGCTGCTCTGGGTGCTCGCAGCCGTCGGCGGGCCCGACGCTGCGACGGCGGCGCTCGCGTCGAACCCGGAGACCGGCGGCTTCCTCTCGCTCGGGGGCGGCATCTACACGGTCCCGTGGATCCTCTCGACGGCGATCACGATCGGCTTCGGCGTCGCGATGTTCCCGCAGGTCAACCAGCGCTTCTTCGCCGCGAGCTCGAAAACCGTGCTCAAACGTTCCTTCGCCCTCTGGCCGGTCCTCTGTGTCCTGCTGTTCGTCCCCTCGTTCATGCTCGGCGCGTGGGCCGCCGGTCTCGGCGTCCCGATGCCCGACAGCGGCAACATTCTGCCGGCCGTCCTCGCCGAGTACACGCCGACCTGGTTCGCCGCGCTCGTCATCGCCGGCGCGATGGCCGCGATGATGTCGTCCTCGGACTCGATGCTGCTGTCGGGCTCGTCGTACTTCACGCGGGACCTCGTCAGACCGATCGCCGCGTTCTTCGGCGTCCGCCTCTCCGAGCGCCAGGAGGATCTGATCGCCCGCGGCGGCGTCGTGGTCTTTGCGAGCGCGGCGTTCCTCGTCAGCCTGTTCCGGCCGGCGGGGCTGTTCGAACTCGGCGACGCGGCCTTCAGCGGCTTCGCCCAACTCGCGTTACCCGTCCTGCTCGCGCTCTACTGGCGCAAGATTACGCGAGCCGGCATCACTGCGGGAGTGGTGACGAGCCAGGCCTTCTACATCTCGAGCCTCTTCCTCGCGATCGTCCCCAACTCCTACGCCGGCTGGTCGGCCGGCATCGTTGGGATGGGGCTCGGACTCGTCGTCACTGTCGTCATTTCGCTGGTGACCTCGCCGGCGGCCGCCGAGCGGCGCGCGATCTACTTCGATCGACTCGGTGCCGACTGA
- a CDS encoding DUF3311 domain-containing protein codes for MRRNELGLWIVVGLVLAGLAIPWFLWGSATVVAGLPVWLWWHIGWMGTASVVFWLFTQRAWGIGIEPDERDGGSRGRGPVRADRTRDGGTGGDSP; via the coding sequence ATGCGCCGGAACGAATTGGGGCTCTGGATCGTCGTCGGACTCGTCCTCGCCGGACTCGCGATTCCGTGGTTCCTGTGGGGGTCGGCGACTGTCGTCGCCGGACTTCCGGTCTGGCTGTGGTGGCACATCGGTTGGATGGGGACCGCATCGGTCGTCTTCTGGCTGTTCACGCAGCGCGCCTGGGGGATCGGTATCGAACCCGACGAGCGCGACGGCGGCTCGCGCGGCCGAGGACCGGTCCGAGCCGACCGCACTCGAGACGGCGGAACCGGGGGTGACTCGCCGTGA
- a CDS encoding ArsR/SmtB family transcription factor has product MARLFPFRSDTAAEEGQPRVVDLEGEDADAVFGALSSTTAREIYSRLDDEPGTPSDVADAVDSSIQNVRYHLENLEDAGLVEIVDTWYSSRGNEMSVYATTDGPLIVTSDESRASQLKEALSRLIGGIGVLAGGSLLVQYAMTRWLAPTGTGATANGGAESAGSDGGRDGESSQETDDGAADGSSSEPTEQHESDEFSAADTETTDRGSADGASGGDAGTTESADDPGATDPTLDADNETLQNATDGGAEAIETVFGTVPPGLLFFLGGLVVLLAITVYWYWYRPAY; this is encoded by the coding sequence ATGGCCCGTCTCTTCCCCTTTCGCTCCGACACGGCCGCCGAAGAGGGCCAGCCCCGCGTTGTCGACCTCGAGGGCGAGGACGCCGACGCGGTGTTCGGCGCGCTCTCCTCGACGACGGCCCGTGAGATCTACTCGCGTCTCGACGACGAACCCGGCACGCCGAGCGACGTCGCCGACGCGGTCGACTCCTCGATCCAGAACGTCCGATATCACTTGGAGAATCTCGAGGACGCCGGCCTCGTCGAGATCGTCGACACCTGGTACTCCTCGCGCGGCAACGAGATGAGCGTCTACGCAACTACCGACGGGCCGCTGATCGTGACGAGCGACGAGTCGCGAGCGAGCCAGTTGAAGGAGGCGCTCTCGCGGTTGATCGGCGGGATCGGCGTATTGGCCGGCGGTAGTTTGCTCGTCCAATACGCGATGACGCGGTGGCTCGCGCCGACCGGAACGGGAGCGACGGCGAACGGCGGCGCAGAGTCGGCGGGATCGGACGGTGGACGCGACGGCGAGTCGTCTCAGGAGACCGACGACGGGGCAGCGGACGGCTCGAGTTCGGAGCCGACCGAACAGCACGAGAGCGACGAGTTCAGTGCTGCGGACACCGAAACGACGGACCGCGGCTCGGCCGACGGCGCCAGCGGCGGCGATGCGGGGACGACGGAGTCGGCCGATGACCCGGGAGCGACGGATCCGACGCTGGACGCCGACAACGAGACGCTCCAGAACGCCACCGACGGCGGCGCGGAGGCGATCGAGACGGTGTTCGGAACCGTCCCGCCGGGACTGCTCTTCTTCCTCGGCGGGTTGGTCGTTCTCCTCGCGATCACGGTCTACTGGTACTGGTATCGGCCGGCGTATTGA
- a CDS encoding ester cyclase, protein MAKTTVDPEQLVNQYVEIWNEQEFSRLSDVVAESFTFTSPTTGTIEGRENVEAYARDVVEGFPDFEITVHEMLADETLVMSEGTLSGTHEGAFDGIEPTHETLEIRDMARFVVEDGKLQEERAFFDRHEFLEQLGLLEE, encoded by the coding sequence GTGGCCAAAACAACGGTAGACCCCGAACAGCTCGTCAACCAGTACGTCGAGATTTGGAACGAACAGGAGTTCTCGAGGCTATCGGACGTCGTCGCCGAATCGTTCACCTTCACGTCACCGACGACGGGGACGATAGAGGGGCGCGAGAACGTCGAGGCGTACGCTCGCGACGTCGTAGAAGGCTTTCCTGACTTCGAGATAACCGTCCACGAGATGCTCGCCGACGAGACGCTCGTCATGTCCGAAGGGACGCTCTCGGGGACTCACGAGGGAGCATTCGACGGCATCGAACCGACCCACGAGACGCTCGAGATTCGTGACATGGCGAGGTTCGTCGTCGAAGACGGCAAGCTTCAGGAAGAGCGGGCGTTCTTCGACCGACACGAGTTCCTCGAGCAGCTCGGACTCCTCGAGGAGTGA
- the dnaG gene encoding DNA primase DnaG: MEDTSKYLIHADVTADGVVERSDVVGAIFGQTEGLLGDDLDLRDLRQSGKVGRIDVEIASTGGQSHGQVTIATSLDKVETATLAASLETITRVGPCRADLEVREIEDVRAAKRKEVVDRAKELLRTGFDDTIMSSEEILAEVRQHVRVEDITEYEGLPAGPRVTDSDAIIVVEGRSDVLTMLKYGIKNAIAVEGTNIPDSVAELTRHRTVTAFLDGDRGGDLILEELAQVGDIDYVAFAPADNSVEDLDHHELFAALRNKVPYETVSELNEPREAVAATDGSSSPAPRPSEPAAASPKTIDEGPTGPDGDSNDQTEPSAGANESAAVADSSDTGSTTEATAEPAARAKTERADAEPTSNGSQSPAQRTERVESGSATEEPGNESGSNAATDAADGPQTVYGHATAVIRSETDRVRFLDADGETIDEVDASDTYSALEDVETVPTTVVLDDILGQQLLDLAADRGVERIIARSLGQFTKRPTGIRIHAVDEIAERPPERN, from the coding sequence ATGGAAGACACTTCGAAATACCTCATCCACGCGGACGTCACGGCTGACGGGGTCGTCGAGCGCAGCGACGTCGTCGGCGCGATCTTCGGGCAGACGGAAGGTCTGCTCGGCGACGACCTCGACCTCCGCGACCTCCGGCAGTCCGGCAAAGTCGGCCGCATCGACGTCGAAATCGCGAGCACCGGGGGTCAGTCCCACGGTCAGGTGACGATCGCCACCAGCCTCGATAAAGTCGAAACCGCCACCCTCGCCGCCTCCCTCGAGACGATCACCCGGGTCGGTCCCTGTCGGGCCGACCTCGAGGTGCGCGAAATCGAGGACGTCCGGGCGGCGAAGCGCAAGGAAGTCGTCGATCGTGCGAAGGAACTCCTCCGGACGGGCTTCGACGACACGATCATGTCCTCCGAAGAGATCCTCGCGGAGGTCCGCCAGCACGTCCGCGTCGAGGACATCACCGAGTACGAGGGGCTGCCCGCCGGTCCCCGCGTGACGGACAGCGACGCCATCATCGTCGTCGAGGGCCGCTCCGACGTGCTCACCATGCTCAAGTACGGCATCAAGAACGCGATCGCGGTTGAGGGGACGAACATTCCCGATTCCGTGGCCGAACTCACCCGCCACCGGACCGTCACCGCCTTCCTCGACGGCGACCGCGGCGGCGATCTGATCCTCGAGGAACTCGCGCAGGTCGGCGACATCGATTACGTCGCCTTCGCTCCCGCCGACAACTCCGTCGAGGATCTCGACCACCACGAACTGTTCGCCGCGCTTCGGAACAAGGTCCCCTACGAGACCGTCTCGGAACTGAACGAACCCCGGGAAGCCGTCGCCGCGACGGATGGCAGTTCGTCGCCCGCACCGCGGCCCTCCGAACCCGCGGCCGCGTCGCCGAAGACCATCGACGAAGGGCCGACCGGGCCCGACGGCGATTCGAACGACCAGACCGAGCCGTCCGCCGGCGCGAACGAGTCGGCCGCGGTGGCCGACTCGAGTGACACCGGTTCGACGACCGAGGCGACGGCGGAACCGGCGGCGAGAGCGAAGACCGAACGGGCGGACGCGGAGCCGACGTCGAACGGGTCCCAGTCCCCGGCACAGCGAACCGAGAGGGTCGAGAGCGGATCGGCCACCGAAGAACCCGGCAACGAGAGCGGATCCAATGCCGCGACCGATGCGGCGGACGGTCCTCAAACCGTCTACGGCCACGCGACCGCCGTCATCCGGTCGGAAACCGACCGCGTTCGGTTCCTCGATGCCGACGGTGAGACGATCGACGAAGTCGACGCGTCTGATACGTACAGCGCCCTCGAGGACGTCGAGACGGTGCCGACGACGGTCGTACTCGACGACATTCTCGGCCAGCAGCTACTGGATCTGGCGGCCGATCGCGGCGTCGAGCGGATCATCGCACGCTCGCTCGGACAGTTCACCAAGCGCCCGACCGGGATTCGGATCCACGCGGTCGACGAGATCGCCGAACGGCCGCCGGAGAGAAACTGA